In one Lolium rigidum isolate FL_2022 chromosome 3, APGP_CSIRO_Lrig_0.1, whole genome shotgun sequence genomic region, the following are encoded:
- the LOC124703005 gene encoding NAC domain-containing protein 71-like — MDLGGGAIELPPGFRFHPTDDELVNYYLCRKCAGLPIAAPVITEVDLYKFEPWKLPEKAAAGGQDSKEWYFFSPRDRKYPNGSRPNRAAGTGYWKATGADKPVGSPRAVAIKKALVFYAGKPPKGVKTNWIMHEYRLADVDRSAAARKKTNNALRLDDWVLCRIYNKKGVIERYDTVDDEPKPAAAPPSAKNPRAAHYPVVPAMKIELSDYGFYQHPSPPATEMLCFDRSGSADRDSDPHSLPLLHTDSSSSDRAQHSPSPDFPSDMDYAESPHPAAACGGGAGGWPGDDWGCDDGFVIDESLIFDQLSPAGFGFDRDTAAFGDMLAFLQ, encoded by the exons ATGGACTTGGGCGGAGGTGCGATTGAGCTGCCCCCCGGCTTCCGGTTCCACCCCACCGACGACGAGCTTGTCAACTACTACCTGTGCCGCAAGTGCGCCGGCCTGCCCATCGCCGCGCCGGTCATCACCGAGGTCGACCTCTACAAGTTCGAGCCCTGGAAGCTGCCGGAGAAGGCGGCCGCCGGGGGCCAGGACTCCAAGGAGTGGTACTTCTTCTCGCCCCGCGACCGCAAGTACCCCAACGGCTCCCGCCCCAAccgcgccgccgggacagggtacTGGAAGGCCACCGGCGCCGATAAGCCTGTCGGATCCCCGCGCGCCGTGGCGATCAAGAAGGCCCTCGTGTTTTACGCCGGCAAGCCCCCCAAGGGTGTGAAGACCAACTGGATCATGCACGAGTACCGCCTCGCCGATGTCgaccgatccgccgccgccaggAAGAAGACCAACAACGCTCTCAGG CTGGACGACTGGGTGCTCTGCCGAATCTACAACAAGAAGGGCGTGATCGAGCGGTACGACACCGTCGACGACGAGCCCaagccggccgccgcgccgccgtccgccaaGAACCCGCGGGCCGCGCACTACCCCGTGGTGCCGGCGATGAAGATCGAGCTGTCCGACTACGGCTTCTACCAGCacccctcgccgccggccacggaGATGCTCTGCTTCGACCGGTCCGGGTCGGCGGACAGGGACTCCGACCCCCACTCGCTGCCGCTGCTCCACACCGACTCCAGCTCCTCCGACCGCGCGCAGCACTCGCCCTCGCCCGACTTCCCCAGCGACATGGACTACGCCGAGAGCCCGCACCCTGCTGCTGCctgtggcggcggcgctggaggatGGCCGGGCGACGACTGGGGCTGCGACGACGGCTTCGTCATCGACGAATCCCTCATCTTCGACCAGCTCTCGCCAGCCGGCTTCGGCTTCGACCGCGACACGGCGGCGTTCGGGGACATGCTCGCCTTCCTTCAGTAA